The Candidatus Vesicomyosocius sp. SY067_SCS001 genome includes a window with the following:
- a CDS encoding dihydrolipoyllysine-residue acetyltransferase, producing MNIKNIVLPDIGDFYEVEVIEILVNIGDKINTNDSIVTLEKDKSSMEIPSPFTGIITKIEVNIGDKIKQDDIILSIASEYSEIQNINKNIKNEYPKTKIIPIIVPNIGDFDEIEVIEILVSVGDKLSVEDSIITLESDKASMEIPTPVAGKVININVALGDKVSLGTLILNIKSIAEETLTEIKMKSLTPILPNLSTLTPVTTNINKVGSKPIRGNSHASPSIRKLARELGVDLSYITGTGRKGRVLDTDLKNHVKQIITSDNFNSALPKPPIIDFSKFGDTETIKLSRINKLSGKHLTTCWLSIPHVTQFDEVNINQMEAYRQKQRANGIKLTPLVFIMKALVQTLKNHLRFNASLDESGENLIIKKYFNLGIAMDTPKGLIVPVIRDVEKKSLTDLAKELFETSKNARENKLKPADMQGSGFTISSLGGIGGTQFTPIVNAPEVAILGISRSYLKPTWNGENFIPTLTLPLALSYDHRVIDGAQGGRFMAELNTILKEANYD from the coding sequence ATGAACATAAAAAATATAGTACTACCTGATATTGGTGATTTTTATGAAGTTGAAGTAATTGAGATTTTAGTAAATATTGGAGACAAAATAAACACGAATGATAGTATAGTAACCTTGGAAAAAGACAAATCTTCTATGGAAATTCCAAGCCCTTTTACAGGTATTATTACGAAAATTGAAGTCAATATTGGTGACAAAATTAAACAAGATGATATCATCTTGAGTATTGCAAGTGAATATAGTGAGATTCAAAATATCAACAAAAACATCAAAAATGAATATCCTAAAACAAAAATAATACCCATTATTGTACCTAATATTGGTGATTTTGACGAAATTGAGGTCATTGAAATTCTAGTCAGTGTAGGAGATAAACTATCTGTAGAAGACAGTATAATCACTTTAGAAAGTGATAAAGCTTCAATGGAAATCCCAACACCAGTTGCAGGCAAGGTTATTAATATTAATGTTGCACTAGGTGATAAAGTTTCTCTAGGTACACTAATTCTTAATATTAAAAGTATAGCTGAAGAAACACTTACGGAAATTAAAATGAAAAGTTTAACACCAATACTACCAAACCTAAGTACACTAACGCCAGTAACAACTAACATTAATAAAGTTGGTTCAAAACCAATCAGGGGTAACTCACACGCTTCACCTTCTATTCGTAAACTAGCTAGGGAGTTAGGTGTTGATTTATCATATATAACTGGTACAGGAAGAAAAGGTAGAGTTTTAGATACTGACCTTAAAAATCACGTTAAACAAATCATAACTTCTGACAATTTTAACAGCGCCCTTCCTAAACCACCAATAATTGATTTTTCTAAATTTGGGGACACTGAAACAATAAAACTATCTAGAATAAATAAATTATCAGGTAAACATTTAACTACATGCTGGTTAAGCATTCCCCACGTTACCCAGTTTGACGAAGTTAACATTAATCAAATGGAAGCATACCGACAAAAACAAAGAGCTAACGGCATTAAACTCACTCCTCTAGTTTTTATTATGAAAGCATTGGTTCAAACGTTGAAAAATCATCTACGTTTTAATGCTTCACTTGATGAATCAGGTGAAAACTTGATTATTAAAAAATATTTTAACTTAGGAATTGCAATGGACACACCAAAAGGCTTAATTGTGCCAGTTATTCGTGATGTTGAAAAAAAATCTTTAACTGATCTAGCTAAAGAACTTTTTGAAACTTCAAAGAACGCACGAGAAAATAAGTTAAAACCCGCAGATATGCAAGGTTCAGGTTTCACTATTTCCAGCTTAGGTGGTATTGGTGGTACACAATTTACCCCTATTGTTAATGCACCAGAGGTAGCTATTTTAGGCATATCACGTTCATATTTAAAACCTACTTGGAATGGTGAAAATTTTATCCCAACTTTAACATTACCACTAGCATTGTCCTATGACCATCGCGTGATTGATGGTGCACAAGGTGGACGGTTCATGGCAGAGTTAAATACAATATTAAAAGAGGCAAATTATGATTAA
- the lpdA gene encoding dihydrolipoyl dehydrogenase, whose product MIKTQVVIIGSGPGGYTAAFRLADLGKQVTLIERYNALGGVCLNVGCIPSKALLHTAQIINEAKNSSHIGVTFNEPLISVNGIRTNKDNIVTKLTNGIKTLAKARKVNVVTGYGRFISANQITIENSNDIIEFEQCIIATGSQVAKIPTLTFDDVRVMDSTDALNLSNIPKRLLVVGGGIIGLEMATVYNALGSEITVVELSDQLITSADKDIVNPLLRYIKKQYANIFLNTKITKIEALKEGIKVGFEGKNTPKFDTFDKILVAIGRTPNGKLIDCEKAGVEINDWGFIPVNKQMKTNVNNIYAIGDITGQPMLAHKAIHEAKIAAEVICGYKSGFNALTIPSIAYTDPEIAWTGKTEKELKAKGISYEKGLFPWTNSGRSLSIGRSEGITKGLFDVKGKILGMGICGTNASELIAEATLAIEMGCDMDDIALTIHAHPTLSETTAFATEMAQGTITDLLSSKKKK is encoded by the coding sequence ATGATTAAGACTCAAGTTGTTATTATAGGCTCTGGTCCTGGAGGTTATACAGCTGCCTTTCGTCTGGCAGATTTAGGTAAACAAGTTACTCTAATTGAACGTTATAACGCTTTAGGTGGTGTATGCTTAAATGTCGGCTGTATTCCTTCTAAAGCACTTCTTCATACAGCCCAAATCATCAATGAAGCAAAAAATTCCTCACATATAGGGGTTACCTTTAATGAGCCACTAATTAGTGTCAATGGTATACGCACAAATAAAGACAACATCGTAACCAAACTAACAAATGGTATCAAAACTTTAGCAAAAGCAAGAAAAGTTAATGTTGTAACAGGTTATGGAAGATTTATCTCAGCTAATCAAATTACAATAGAAAATAGCAATGATATTATTGAATTTGAACAATGTATTATTGCTACAGGTTCACAAGTTGCCAAAATCCCCACCCTTACATTTGATGATGTTCGTGTAATGGATTCAACAGACGCACTAAACTTATCCAATATACCAAAACGTTTGTTAGTAGTAGGTGGGGGTATTATTGGCTTAGAAATGGCAACAGTTTATAACGCACTTGGTAGCGAAATTACTGTGGTTGAACTTTCTGACCAACTAATTACTAGTGCCGACAAAGACATTGTCAATCCACTACTTAGGTACATTAAAAAACAATATGCTAACATTTTTTTAAACACCAAAATAACCAAAATTGAGGCATTAAAAGAAGGTATTAAAGTCGGATTTGAAGGAAAAAACACCCCAAAATTCGACACCTTTGACAAAATACTAGTCGCTATTGGTCGCACCCCTAATGGAAAATTGATCGATTGTGAAAAAGCTGGTGTTGAAATAAATGATTGGGGTTTTATTCCTGTCAATAAACAAATGAAAACCAATGTTAATAACATCTACGCCATTGGAGATATTACTGGTCAACCTATGCTTGCCCATAAAGCCATACACGAAGCTAAAATTGCAGCAGAAGTTATTTGTGGATACAAATCAGGTTTTAATGCCCTTACTATCCCATCTATTGCCTATACAGACCCAGAAATTGCTTGGACAGGAAAAACTGAAAAAGAACTAAAAGCTAAAGGAATCTCTTATGAAAAAGGTTTATTTCCTTGGACAAATTCAGGTCGTAGTTTAAGTATTGGTAGATCTGAAGGCATTACCAAAGGATTATTCGATGTAAAAGGCAAAATTTTAGGCATGGGCATTTGCGGCACCAATGCAAGTGAATTGATTGCTGAAGCAACACTAGCTATTGAAATGGGTTGTGATATGGATGATATTGCACTAACTATCCACGCCCACCCAACCTTAAGTGAAACTACCGCCTTTGCAACTGAGATGGCACAAGGTACAATTACAGATTTATTATCATCAAAAAAGAAAAAATAG
- a CDS encoding protein-L-isoaspartate O-methyltransferase family protein — translation MNIKQARKNVIEQQIRPWGGLNYIANNALKNTPREYFVPEKYKNLTFADIEIPLTSKAKMLFPKIEGQLLNALNIKKHETVLEIGTGSGYLTAVLSKLCKSVTSIEIDENLTHSAKKRIDTLGIDNVTLEVVDASKDWKYNDFFNVVIISSSVPKITRRYFHLLNVGGRIFVIEGTKNVMSAKLITRINKNKWDTKSLFETQLDTMQGLESSNNFEF, via the coding sequence ATGAATATAAAACAAGCAAGAAAAAATGTCATTGAACAACAAATACGTCCTTGGGGCGGCTTGAATTATATTGCTAATAATGCACTTAAAAACACACCAAGAGAATATTTTGTACCAGAGAAATATAAAAATCTTACATTTGCAGATATTGAAATTCCACTTACTAGTAAAGCAAAAATGCTTTTTCCGAAGATTGAAGGTCAATTATTGAATGCACTTAATATTAAAAAACATGAAACTGTACTAGAGATAGGAACAGGTAGTGGTTATTTAACAGCTGTTTTGTCAAAATTATGCAAATCTGTAACCAGTATTGAAATTGATGAAAATCTTACTCATAGTGCCAAAAAAAGAATTGATACATTGGGTATTGATAATGTTACTTTAGAAGTGGTAGATGCTTCTAAAGACTGGAAGTATAATGATTTCTTTAATGTAGTGATTATTAGTAGTTCAGTGCCTAAAATTACAAGACGTTACTTTCATTTATTAAATGTAGGTGGTAGAATTTTTGTAATTGAAGGTACTAAAAACGTTATGAGTGCAAAACTTATTACTCGAATTAATAAGAATAAATGGGATACAAAATCATTATTTGAAACACAATTAGACACAATGCAAGGGTTAGAATCATCAAATAATTTTGAATTTTAA
- a CDS encoding efflux RND transporter permease subunit: MNLFFDFILKKASLGLTLLLLIAIFFIAQISNSQLDASSDSLVLEGDKNLRYYQNIKKNYGSDDYLIISYQVKDNLITPKQLDHLRKFKQDLTKINQIRSITTILDVPLFRSPPLSLAELASENISIDNDNANLALANNEFKNSPLYANNLVSKDGKTTAILVTLKNNQKFKELRENLDKMHTQRTNNTLSNDQQLKLKIIEKQVLKNITIQNKIQAQTIAQIRTTINQYSNKAHLFLGGLPMITTDIMTYISNDLLIFSLAVIGLMSLILTIIFKSIRWVVIPIGISIFSSFIMTGILAYLGWKITVISSNFFSLLLVITLSIVIHLIVRYREISQLNPNINSHQLIKDTLSQMFKPCFFTTITTFVAFSSLLISGIRPVINFGWMMSIGVIITFVLSFLAFPMIMSLLPKAKITKHKTELRATTLLAKFVEKFGNHLLVILVILVIGSGFGISKLSVENSFINYFKQNTEINQGLTLIDKELGGTIPLEIIFDNLAEDYWFDEDLRNEIHDVHQYLNSLDETGKVLSIDTLMQILTQANDGKTPNGFLLNIIHSQLPERAKVQVLYPYLSENSGQLRMVIRIRETEKELKRGELIDQIQHHISTELGFKQNSFHLSGMLVLYNNMLQSLFDSQIKTIIVVFIMIFIMFLFIFKSISLSILALIPNTLPSLFILGIMGLLNIPLDLMTITISTIAIGIGVDNAIHYIHRFKHEFKKDNDYMATMYRSHASIGLAMFYTSITVTIGFLILALSNFIPSIYFGVFTAIAMLSALLANLTLLPKLILMIKPKINI, encoded by the coding sequence ATGAACTTATTTTTTGATTTTATCCTAAAAAAAGCCTCATTAGGGCTTACACTTTTATTACTAATTGCTATATTTTTTATAGCTCAAATCTCTAATTCTCAATTAGATGCATCTTCAGACTCTTTAGTACTAGAAGGTGACAAAAACCTACGTTATTATCAAAACATTAAGAAAAATTATGGGTCTGATGATTATTTAATCATCTCTTATCAGGTTAAAGACAATTTAATTACACCTAAACAACTTGATCATCTTAGAAAATTTAAACAAGATTTAACTAAAATTAACCAAATCAGGTCAATAACAACTATTCTAGATGTACCACTTTTTAGATCTCCTCCATTGTCTTTAGCAGAACTAGCTAGTGAAAACATCAGCATTGATAATGATAATGCTAACTTGGCATTAGCTAATAATGAATTCAAAAATTCACCTTTATATGCTAACAATTTAGTAAGTAAAGATGGAAAAACAACCGCTATTCTAGTGACACTAAAAAATAATCAAAAATTCAAAGAATTACGTGAAAATCTTGACAAAATGCACACCCAAAGAACTAATAATACATTATCAAATGACCAACAATTGAAACTTAAAATTATCGAAAAGCAAGTTTTAAAGAATATCACTATCCAGAATAAAATACAAGCACAAACAATTGCCCAAATTAGAACTACTATTAACCAATATTCAAATAAAGCTCATTTATTCTTAGGTGGGTTACCTATGATAACTACTGATATTATGACCTATATTAGCAATGATTTGCTCATATTTAGTTTAGCAGTTATTGGGTTAATGAGTTTAATTCTAACGATTATTTTCAAAAGTATTCGATGGGTCGTTATTCCAATTGGCATTAGCATTTTCAGTTCGTTTATCATGACAGGAATTTTAGCTTATTTAGGTTGGAAGATTACCGTTATTTCATCTAATTTTTTCTCATTATTACTAGTTATAACACTTTCAATAGTTATTCATCTTATAGTTAGATATAGAGAAATTTCCCAGCTTAATCCAAATATAAACTCACATCAACTAATTAAAGACACCTTATCACAAATGTTTAAGCCTTGTTTTTTCACAACTATAACCACATTTGTAGCTTTTAGCTCTTTACTTATTAGTGGTATCAGGCCTGTGATTAATTTTGGCTGGATGATGTCAATTGGCGTGATTATTACTTTTGTATTATCGTTTTTAGCTTTTCCGATGATCATGAGTTTGTTACCAAAAGCAAAAATTACAAAACACAAAACCGAACTAAGAGCTACCACTTTATTAGCCAAATTTGTAGAAAAATTTGGCAATCATTTATTAGTAATATTAGTAATATTAGTAATAGGTTCTGGATTTGGGATTAGCAAACTTAGTGTAGAAAATAGTTTTATTAATTATTTTAAACAAAACACAGAAATTAATCAAGGGCTAACTTTGATTGATAAAGAACTGGGTGGCACCATTCCACTAGAAATTATTTTTGACAATTTAGCAGAGGACTACTGGTTTGACGAAGATTTACGTAATGAAATACATGACGTCCATCAATATCTTAATTCTTTAGATGAAACTGGTAAAGTATTATCAATTGACACTTTAATGCAGATTCTAACACAAGCTAATGATGGCAAAACACCTAATGGATTTCTCTTAAACATTATTCACTCACAATTACCTGAACGTGCTAAAGTACAAGTGTTATACCCTTATTTATCTGAGAACAGTGGACAACTAAGAATGGTTATCCGTATTAGAGAAACTGAAAAAGAATTAAAACGTGGAGAGTTAATTGATCAAATACAACATCATATTTCTACTGAACTTGGATTTAAACAAAATAGTTTTCATTTAAGTGGCATGCTAGTTTTATACAACAACATGCTACAAAGTTTATTTGACTCGCAAATAAAAACAATTATTGTGGTATTTATAATGATTTTTATCATGTTTTTATTTATTTTCAAATCAATTAGTTTATCCATCCTTGCATTAATTCCAAATACCTTACCATCACTTTTTATCCTTGGTATTATGGGATTATTAAATATCCCACTAGACTTAATGACTATCACTATTTCAACAATTGCCATTGGTATTGGCGTTGATAACGCCATTCACTATATACATCGTTTTAAGCATGAATTTAAAAAAGACAACGATTATATGGCAACTATGTATCGCTCACATGCTAGCATTGGATTAGCTATGTTTTATACCTCAATTACAGTTACAATAGGCTTCTTGATTTTAGCTTTATCTAATTTTATACCTAGTATTTATTTTGGTGTATTTACTGCTATTGCAATGCTTAGTGCACTACTTGCCAATTTAACCCTACTACCTAAATTAATACTAATGATAAAACCAAAAATTAATATATAA
- the nadB gene encoding L-aspartate oxidase, translated as MTKQHNFDVLIIGTGSAGLMSALQLSNNLNVALISKDKILEGCSYYAQGGISAVLDINDNFTTHVQDTLLTAAGLGDETAIRFMVENAPKAIASLEHSGVKFTKNKNKKNYHLTTEGGHSRRRVAHVADKTGQSIQTNLLKNVKEKSNITLFESYIAIDLLIKSYDCYGAYVLNKNTNQVESFISHKTIIATGGASKTYLYTSNPDTSTGDGIAMAYRAKCIITNMEFTQFHPTCLYHPHAKSFLITEALRGEGGKLILQNGKAFMHEFDNREELAPRDIVARAIDVQIKTHGFECVYLDISFKNKIWIKQHFPTIYKKCKSLGIDISKNAIPVVPAAHYTCGGVQTNLDGQTNINNLYAIGEVAHTGVHGANRMASNSLLECVVFAKSCANYINQQSKTLTYKKFSQWDASKVAPSKEKVVVSHLWDEIRRIMWNFVGIVRSNKRLKYAQYRLNQIQTEVNDYYKLYLISSNLIELRNLIQTAQLIVKSAIFRTESRGLHYNEDHPQQSNHPINTIIKKS; from the coding sequence ATGACAAAACAACATAATTTTGACGTTCTAATTATTGGTACAGGTAGTGCAGGATTAATGAGTGCATTACAATTATCAAATAATTTAAATGTTGCACTAATTTCCAAAGACAAAATATTAGAAGGCTGTTCATACTATGCGCAAGGCGGTATATCTGCTGTACTAGACATAAATGACAACTTTACTACTCATGTACAAGATACCTTATTAACTGCAGCAGGCTTAGGTGATGAAACTGCCATTCGCTTTATGGTTGAAAACGCGCCCAAAGCCATTGCCTCATTAGAACATTCTGGAGTTAAATTTACCAAAAATAAAAATAAAAAGAATTATCATCTAACCACTGAAGGTGGTCATAGCCGTAGAAGAGTAGCACATGTTGCTGATAAAACAGGACAATCAATCCAAACTAATTTGCTCAAAAACGTTAAAGAAAAAAGTAATATAACACTTTTTGAAAGCTATATTGCCATTGATCTATTAATCAAATCCTACGACTGCTATGGCGCTTATGTTTTAAACAAAAATACCAATCAAGTTGAAAGTTTTATCTCTCATAAAACTATTATTGCCACAGGCGGAGCATCAAAAACTTATCTTTATACCTCCAACCCAGATACATCAACAGGTGATGGTATTGCAATGGCTTATCGAGCAAAATGCATTATTACTAATATGGAATTTACCCAATTCCATCCTACTTGCCTTTACCATCCACATGCAAAATCTTTTTTAATTACAGAGGCGCTTCGTGGCGAGGGTGGTAAATTAATTTTACAAAATGGTAAAGCTTTTATGCATGAATTTGACAATCGAGAGGAACTTGCACCACGTGATATTGTTGCCCGTGCAATTGATGTACAAATAAAAACCCATGGATTTGAATGTGTTTATTTAGACATTTCATTTAAAAACAAAATCTGGATTAAACAACACTTTCCAACTATTTACAAAAAATGCAAGTCACTTGGTATTGATATCTCTAAAAATGCTATCCCTGTTGTACCTGCAGCACATTATACATGTGGGGGCGTACAAACTAATCTTGACGGTCAAACTAATATAAACAATCTATACGCCATTGGCGAAGTTGCACACACTGGTGTACATGGTGCTAATCGTATGGCAAGTAATTCTTTATTAGAATGTGTAGTATTTGCTAAATCTTGTGCCAATTATATAAATCAACAATCAAAAACATTAACATATAAAAAATTTAGTCAGTGGGATGCTTCCAAAGTAGCACCTTCAAAAGAAAAAGTAGTCGTATCACATTTATGGGATGAAATTCGCCGTATTATGTGGAATTTTGTTGGTATTGTACGTTCTAACAAACGCTTAAAATATGCACAGTATCGTCTGAATCAAATTCAGACAGAAGTGAACGATTACTACAAACTTTATTTAATATCTAGTAATTTAATTGAACTAAGAAATCTTATTCAAACCGCACAGCTAATTGTGAAATCTGCAATTTTTAGAACAGAGAGTAGAGGATTGCATTACAATGAAGATCATCCACAACAATCAAATCATCCAATTAATACTATAATTAAAAAATCATGA
- the def gene encoding peptide deformylase — protein MILPILSHPDKRLRIKAKNVNIVNKTIQTLIKNMFETMYAKNGIGLAATQVNQHLQIAVIDVPNSQFLFKNRKNDSHKLLQKQHPLCFINPEIKEKDGQEKHTESCLSVSDFQAEVQRANHIKVKALNEKGEIFTLQATGLLAICIQHEIDHLKGILFVDYLSRLKQKRLLERIKKMTKI, from the coding sequence ATGATTCTACCCATCTTAAGCCACCCTGATAAACGCTTAAGAATCAAAGCCAAAAATGTAAATATAGTTAATAAAACCATACAAACTTTAATCAAAAATATGTTTGAGACTATGTATGCTAAAAATGGTATTGGATTAGCTGCCACCCAAGTTAACCAACATCTACAAATAGCAGTTATTGATGTACCAAACTCTCAATTTTTATTTAAAAATCGAAAAAATGACTCGCATAAGTTACTACAAAAACAACACCCTTTATGTTTTATCAACCCAGAAATTAAAGAAAAAGATGGACAAGAAAAACACACTGAAAGTTGTCTATCTGTATCAGATTTTCAAGCAGAGGTTCAACGTGCTAATCATATTAAAGTTAAAGCACTCAACGAAAAAGGTGAAATATTTACCCTGCAAGCAACAGGACTACTTGCTATTTGCATCCAACATGAAATAGATCATTTAAAAGGTATTTTATTTGTTGATTACTTATCCAGACTTAAGCAAAAACGACTTCTAGAAAGAATAAAAAAGATGACTAAGATCTAG
- the purH gene encoding bifunctional phosphoribosylaminoimidazolecarboxamide formyltransferase/IMP cyclohydrolase, with the protein MSIQRALISVSNKNGVINFAQFLVDKNIDIISTGGTAKLLIENNIPVIEVSDYTMFPEIMAGRVKTLNPKIHGGILGRRGIDEDIMAQNNIKPIDLVVVNLYPFQATIAKIDCTLEDAIENIDIGGSAMLRSSAKNYTSVTVIVNNTDYQKVMDEISELGNTTLKTRAALALKTFEHTAMYDGAIANYLGKNKDGFSNIINLQFNKAQSMRYGENPHQKAAFYVESNLLESCLASSIQCQGKEMSYNNMADADAAIECVRSFNKPCCVIVKHANPCGIAVRNNIQNAYLDAFKTDPTSAFGGIIAFNRPLDKSTAQNIIDKQFVEVIIAPSVQTQAKQVLSTKQNIRVLECGNLNTAKPSLDYKRVTGGLLVQDKDLGIITKNDIKCVSDLTPSKDQIEDLLFAWKVAKVVKSNAIVYAKNKMTIGIGAGQMSRVYSAKIASIKATDEAFIIDGCVMASDAFLPFRDGIDSVAQDGIKAIIQPGGSIRDKQVIKAANEHGITMVFTGMRHFKH; encoded by the coding sequence ATGTCTATACAACGCGCTTTAATCAGTGTTTCTAATAAAAATGGAGTTATTAATTTTGCCCAATTCTTAGTAGATAAAAATATCGATATTATTTCCACAGGTGGTACAGCAAAACTTTTGATAGAAAATAATATTCCAGTAATTGAAGTCTCAGATTATACAATGTTCCCTGAAATAATGGCAGGTCGGGTTAAAACTCTTAACCCTAAAATTCATGGCGGGATTTTAGGACGTCGTGGAATTGATGAGGATATAATGGCACAAAACAACATTAAGCCAATTGACTTAGTTGTAGTTAACCTATATCCATTTCAAGCAACGATTGCCAAAATTGATTGTACATTGGAAGATGCAATTGAAAATATTGATATTGGTGGCTCAGCAATGCTTAGATCAAGTGCCAAAAATTATACATCTGTTACAGTTATAGTAAATAACACAGACTATCAAAAAGTTATGGATGAAATCAGCGAATTAGGCAATACTACACTTAAAACTAGAGCTGCACTAGCCCTTAAAACATTTGAACATACTGCCATGTATGATGGTGCAATTGCTAATTATTTAGGAAAAAATAAAGATGGTTTCTCTAACATCATAAATCTACAATTTAACAAGGCACAATCAATGCGTTATGGTGAAAACCCACACCAAAAAGCCGCGTTCTATGTTGAAAGTAACTTATTAGAATCTTGTTTGGCATCTTCTATTCAATGTCAAGGTAAAGAAATGTCATATAATAATATGGCTGATGCTGATGCTGCCATTGAATGTGTACGTAGTTTTAACAAACCTTGTTGTGTGATTGTTAAACATGCCAACCCCTGTGGCATAGCTGTTCGTAACAATATTCAAAATGCCTATTTAGATGCTTTTAAAACTGATCCAACCTCTGCATTTGGGGGAATTATTGCCTTTAACAGACCACTAGATAAAAGCACAGCTCAAAATATTATTGATAAACAATTTGTAGAAGTTATTATTGCACCAAGTGTACAAACACAAGCTAAACAAGTACTATCCACTAAACAAAATATACGCGTACTAGAATGTGGTAATTTAAACACAGCAAAACCTTCTTTAGATTATAAACGTGTAACTGGTGGTTTATTGGTACAAGATAAAGACCTAGGCATTATCACAAAAAATGATATAAAATGCGTCAGTGATTTAACACCTAGCAAAGACCAAATAGAAGATTTATTATTTGCTTGGAAAGTTGCTAAAGTCGTTAAATCAAATGCTATTGTTTATGCTAAAAATAAAATGACTATTGGGATTGGTGCGGGTCAAATGTCCAGGGTCTACTCTGCTAAAATAGCTAGCATTAAAGCTACTGACGAGGCTTTCATTATTGATGGATGCGTAATGGCGTCTGATGCTTTTTTACCATTTCGTGATGGTATTGATTCAGTAGCACAAGATGGCATTAAAGCCATCATCCAACCAGGTGGTTCAATACGTGATAAACAAGTTATTAAGGCAGCTAATGAGCACGGCATCACAATGGTATTTACAGGTATGCGTCATTTTAAACATTAA